A stretch of the Arachis stenosperma cultivar V10309 chromosome 6, arast.V10309.gnm1.PFL2, whole genome shotgun sequence genome encodes the following:
- the LOC130934065 gene encoding uncharacterized protein LOC130934065: MTLYNGTTDPDHHLSNFRSRMYLTDASDAVRCKSFPITLKKTVIKWFDNLPPRSISSFDDLAKKFFARFSIQKDKAKHAPSLLGIRQGERETLCNYMEMFNKTCLDIQNLPTEAAIMGLINGLREGPFSQSISKKHPTSLNEVQERAEKYINMEENSRLGETSKSGFTTQDKNREAKKKEDRHGEKIKKYYNYTPFGCLS, encoded by the coding sequence ATGACTTTATACAACGGCACTACAGATCCCGaccatcatctcagtaatttcagaagcagaatgtaccttaCCGATGCCTCTGATGCCGTTCGTTGTAAATCTTTTCCGATAACTTTAAAGAAAACGGTAATTaagtggttcgacaatctacctcctagatccatctcgagtttcgacgacttGGCCAAGAAATTTTttgccagattctccatccaaaaagacAAAGCTAAGCACGCTCCTAGTCTATTAGGAATCAGGCAAGGAGAACGGGAAACTCTCTGTAACTACATGGAAATGTTCAACAAAACTTGCCTTGACATACAGAACCTACCAACAGAGGccgccattatgggcctcatcaatggcTTGCGAGAGGGGCCTTTTAGTCAATCTATATCGAAAAAACATCCCACATCTCTGAATGAAGTGCAAGAACGAGcggagaagtacatcaacatggaggaaaactctcgactaggagagacctcgAAATCTGGATTCACCACCCAGGATAAGAACAGGGAAGccaaaaagaaggaagatcgacatggagaaaaaatcaaaaaatactACAATTACACCCCCTTTGGGTGTCTCTCATAG